Proteins encoded together in one Coffea arabica cultivar ET-39 chromosome 2c, Coffea Arabica ET-39 HiFi, whole genome shotgun sequence window:
- the LOC140035131 gene encoding uncharacterized protein isoform X2 encodes MAGTFKSVFDASFITAEFLNAQINAHFIPLIWKYVLQNPNCQWEDIPSLPASAYPLLRSKFKPSTSTLHSVIHSTDQVTTKLLIKLQNGAFVEAVIMRYDTRLGKYNGKARPGGPRSTLCISSQVGCKMGCKFCATGSMGFKNNLSTGEILEQLVHASHLSTIRNVVFMGMGEPLNNYSALVEAIRVMTASPFQLSPRKITVSTVGIIHAIKKLQHDIPNLNLAVSLHAPVQDIRCQIMPAARAFPLDRLMDALAEYQKKCQQKIFIEYIMLDGVNDEEQHAHKLGKLLETFQVVVNLIPFNPIGDLSHFRTSQEDKVTRFQKILREVYNIRTTVRKQMGQDISGACGQLVVDLPNKRFNSGDLVTDIEDLNM; translated from the exons ATGGCGGGGACATTCAAGTCCGTCTTCGATGCTTCCTTTATCACTGCTGAATTCCTGAATGCCCAAATCAACGCGCACTTCATCCCTCTCATCTGGAA GTATGTGTTACAGAACCCTAATTGCCAGTGGGAGGATATTCCATCTTTGCCTGCGTCAGCTTACCCTCTGCTTCGGTCCAAGTTCAAGCCTTCCACCTCCACCCTCCACTCTGTTATTCACTCCACCGACCAGGTCACCACCAAGCTCCTCATCAAATTACag AATGGAGCATTTGTGGAGGCTGTGATCATGAGATACGACACACGTTTGGGAAAATATAATGGAAAGGCTCGTCCTGGTGGCCCAAGGTCCACCTTATGTATATCCTCTCAG GTCGGATGCAAAATGGGTTGCAAGTTCTGTGCAACCGGAAGCATGGGATTCAAGAACAACCTCTCGACAGGAGAAATATTGGAACAGTTGGTGCATGCCTCTCACCTGTCAACTATTCGTAATGTTGTTTTCATG GGAATGGGGGAACCACTGAATAATTACTCTGCCCTGGTTGAAGCTATTAGAGTTATGACAGCTTCACCATTTCAACTGTCTCCAAGGAAAATTACTGTCTCGACG GTTGGCATTATTCATGCTATCAAGAAGCTCCAGCATGATATCCCAAATTTAAACTTAGCTGTCTCACTGCATGCACCTGTTCAAGACATTCGATGTCAAATCATGCCTGCAGCACGTGCTTTTCCCCTGGATAGACTAATGGATGCACTGgcagaatatcaaaagaaatg TCAGCAGAAAATTTTTATCGAATACATAATGCTTGATGGTGTGAATGATGAGGAGCAGCACGCTCACAAGCTTGGCAAATTGCTCGAGACATTTCAAGTG GTTGTGAACCTGATTCCTTTCAATCCAATTGGTGATCTAAGTCACTTCAGAACCAGCCAGGAAGACAAAGTCACCAGATTCCAGAAAATACTTCGGGAAGTCTACAATATTAGAACGACAGTTCGTAAGCAAATGGGCCAAGATATAAGTGGCGCATGTGGTCAGCTGGTGGTTGACCTACCAAATAAAAGGTTTAATAGTGGAGATCTGGTGACTGACATTGAAGATCTAAATATGTAA
- the LOC140035131 gene encoding uncharacterized protein isoform X5, with product MAGTFKSVFDASFITAEFLNAQINAHFIPLIWKTLIASGRIFHLCLRQLTLCFGPSSSLPPPPSTLLFTPPTRSPPSSSSNYRIVHNQQNGAFVEAVIMRYDTRLGKYNGKARPGGPRSTLCISSQVGCKMGCKFCATGSMGFKNNLSTGEILEQLVHASHLSTIRNVVFMGMGEPLNNYSALVEAIRVMTASPFQLSPRKITVSTVGIIHAIKKLQHDIPNLNLAVSLHAPVQDIRCQIMPAARAFPLDRLMDALAEYQKKCQQKIFIEYIMLDGVNDEEQHAHKLGKLLETFQVLGQCVPTCTAGCEPDSFQSNW from the exons ATGGCGGGGACATTCAAGTCCGTCTTCGATGCTTCCTTTATCACTGCTGAATTCCTGAATGCCCAAATCAACGCGCACTTCATCCCTCTCATCTGGAA AACCCTAATTGCCAGTGGGAGGATATTCCATCTTTGCCTGCGTCAGCTTACCCTCTGCTTCGGTCCAAGTTCAAGCCTTCCACCTCCACCCTCCACTCTGTTATTCACTCCACCGACCAGGTCACCACCAAGCTCCTCATCAAATTACag AATTGTACATAATCAACAGAATGGAGCATTTGTGGAGGCTGTGATCATGAGATACGACACACGTTTGGGAAAATATAATGGAAAGGCTCGTCCTGGTGGCCCAAGGTCCACCTTATGTATATCCTCTCAG GTCGGATGCAAAATGGGTTGCAAGTTCTGTGCAACCGGAAGCATGGGATTCAAGAACAACCTCTCGACAGGAGAAATATTGGAACAGTTGGTGCATGCCTCTCACCTGTCAACTATTCGTAATGTTGTTTTCATG GGAATGGGGGAACCACTGAATAATTACTCTGCCCTGGTTGAAGCTATTAGAGTTATGACAGCTTCACCATTTCAACTGTCTCCAAGGAAAATTACTGTCTCGACG GTTGGCATTATTCATGCTATCAAGAAGCTCCAGCATGATATCCCAAATTTAAACTTAGCTGTCTCACTGCATGCACCTGTTCAAGACATTCGATGTCAAATCATGCCTGCAGCACGTGCTTTTCCCCTGGATAGACTAATGGATGCACTGgcagaatatcaaaagaaatg TCAGCAGAAAATTTTTATCGAATACATAATGCTTGATGGTGTGAATGATGAGGAGCAGCACGCTCACAAGCTTGGCAAATTGCTCGAGACATTTCAAGTG CTTGGGCAATGCGTTCCAACATGTACGGCAGGTTGTGAACCTGATTCCTTTCAATCCAATTGGTGA
- the LOC140035131 gene encoding uncharacterized protein isoform X1, which translates to MAGTFKSVFDASFITAEFLNAQINAHFIPLIWKTLIASGRIFHLCLRQLTLCFGPSSSLPPPPSTLLFTPPTRSPPSSSSNYRIVHNQQNGAFVEAVIMRYDTRLGKYNGKARPGGPRSTLCISSQVGCKMGCKFCATGSMGFKNNLSTGEILEQLVHASHLSTIRNVVFMGMGEPLNNYSALVEAIRVMTASPFQLSPRKITVSTVGIIHAIKKLQHDIPNLNLAVSLHAPVQDIRCQIMPAARAFPLDRLMDALAEYQKKCQQKIFIEYIMLDGVNDEEQHAHKLGKLLETFQVVVNLIPFNPIGDLSHFRTSQEDKVTRFQKILREVYNIRTTVRKQMGQDISGACGQLVVDLPNKRFNSGDLVTDIEDLNM; encoded by the exons ATGGCGGGGACATTCAAGTCCGTCTTCGATGCTTCCTTTATCACTGCTGAATTCCTGAATGCCCAAATCAACGCGCACTTCATCCCTCTCATCTGGAA AACCCTAATTGCCAGTGGGAGGATATTCCATCTTTGCCTGCGTCAGCTTACCCTCTGCTTCGGTCCAAGTTCAAGCCTTCCACCTCCACCCTCCACTCTGTTATTCACTCCACCGACCAGGTCACCACCAAGCTCCTCATCAAATTACag AATTGTACATAATCAACAGAATGGAGCATTTGTGGAGGCTGTGATCATGAGATACGACACACGTTTGGGAAAATATAATGGAAAGGCTCGTCCTGGTGGCCCAAGGTCCACCTTATGTATATCCTCTCAG GTCGGATGCAAAATGGGTTGCAAGTTCTGTGCAACCGGAAGCATGGGATTCAAGAACAACCTCTCGACAGGAGAAATATTGGAACAGTTGGTGCATGCCTCTCACCTGTCAACTATTCGTAATGTTGTTTTCATG GGAATGGGGGAACCACTGAATAATTACTCTGCCCTGGTTGAAGCTATTAGAGTTATGACAGCTTCACCATTTCAACTGTCTCCAAGGAAAATTACTGTCTCGACG GTTGGCATTATTCATGCTATCAAGAAGCTCCAGCATGATATCCCAAATTTAAACTTAGCTGTCTCACTGCATGCACCTGTTCAAGACATTCGATGTCAAATCATGCCTGCAGCACGTGCTTTTCCCCTGGATAGACTAATGGATGCACTGgcagaatatcaaaagaaatg TCAGCAGAAAATTTTTATCGAATACATAATGCTTGATGGTGTGAATGATGAGGAGCAGCACGCTCACAAGCTTGGCAAATTGCTCGAGACATTTCAAGTG GTTGTGAACCTGATTCCTTTCAATCCAATTGGTGATCTAAGTCACTTCAGAACCAGCCAGGAAGACAAAGTCACCAGATTCCAGAAAATACTTCGGGAAGTCTACAATATTAGAACGACAGTTCGTAAGCAAATGGGCCAAGATATAAGTGGCGCATGTGGTCAGCTGGTGGTTGACCTACCAAATAAAAGGTTTAATAGTGGAGATCTGGTGACTGACATTGAAGATCTAAATATGTAA
- the LOC140035131 gene encoding uncharacterized protein isoform X4 produces MAGTFKSVFDASFITAEFLNAQINAHFIPLIWKTLIASGRIFHLCLRQLTLCFGPSSSLPPPPSTLLFTPPTRSPPSSSSNYRIVHNQQNGAFVEAVIMRYDTRLGKYNGKARPGGPRSTLCISSQVGCKMGCKFCATGSMGFKNNLSTGEILEQLVHASHLSTIRNVVFMGMGEPLNNYSALVEAIRVMTASPFQLSPRKITVSTVGIIHAIKKLQHDIPNLNLAVSLHAPVQDIRCQIMPAARAFPLDRLMDALAEYQKKCQQKIFIEYIMLDGVNDEEQHAHKLGKLLETFQVLELSCQLDSSFLQLEEWVVRSLFEEIRDYISQSLRPLMPTIQSL; encoded by the exons ATGGCGGGGACATTCAAGTCCGTCTTCGATGCTTCCTTTATCACTGCTGAATTCCTGAATGCCCAAATCAACGCGCACTTCATCCCTCTCATCTGGAA AACCCTAATTGCCAGTGGGAGGATATTCCATCTTTGCCTGCGTCAGCTTACCCTCTGCTTCGGTCCAAGTTCAAGCCTTCCACCTCCACCCTCCACTCTGTTATTCACTCCACCGACCAGGTCACCACCAAGCTCCTCATCAAATTACag AATTGTACATAATCAACAGAATGGAGCATTTGTGGAGGCTGTGATCATGAGATACGACACACGTTTGGGAAAATATAATGGAAAGGCTCGTCCTGGTGGCCCAAGGTCCACCTTATGTATATCCTCTCAG GTCGGATGCAAAATGGGTTGCAAGTTCTGTGCAACCGGAAGCATGGGATTCAAGAACAACCTCTCGACAGGAGAAATATTGGAACAGTTGGTGCATGCCTCTCACCTGTCAACTATTCGTAATGTTGTTTTCATG GGAATGGGGGAACCACTGAATAATTACTCTGCCCTGGTTGAAGCTATTAGAGTTATGACAGCTTCACCATTTCAACTGTCTCCAAGGAAAATTACTGTCTCGACG GTTGGCATTATTCATGCTATCAAGAAGCTCCAGCATGATATCCCAAATTTAAACTTAGCTGTCTCACTGCATGCACCTGTTCAAGACATTCGATGTCAAATCATGCCTGCAGCACGTGCTTTTCCCCTGGATAGACTAATGGATGCACTGgcagaatatcaaaagaaatg TCAGCAGAAAATTTTTATCGAATACATAATGCTTGATGGTGTGAATGATGAGGAGCAGCACGCTCACAAGCTTGGCAAATTGCTCGAGACATTTCAAGTG CTAGAGCTGTCATGCCAGTTGGACAGCAGTTTCTTGCAGCTAGAGGAATGGGTTGTCAG GTCTTTATTTGAAGAAATCAGAGACTACATCTCTCAAAGTCTAAGACCGCTCATGCCGACAATTCAAAGTTTATAA
- the LOC140035131 gene encoding uncharacterized protein isoform X3, with protein MPKSTRTSSLSSGSMCYRTLIASGRIFHLCLRQLTLCFGPSSSLPPPPSTLLFTPPTRSPPSSSSNYRIVHNQQNGAFVEAVIMRYDTRLGKYNGKARPGGPRSTLCISSQVGCKMGCKFCATGSMGFKNNLSTGEILEQLVHASHLSTIRNVVFMGMGEPLNNYSALVEAIRVMTASPFQLSPRKITVSTVGIIHAIKKLQHDIPNLNLAVSLHAPVQDIRCQIMPAARAFPLDRLMDALAEYQKKCQQKIFIEYIMLDGVNDEEQHAHKLGKLLETFQVVVNLIPFNPIGDLSHFRTSQEDKVTRFQKILREVYNIRTTVRKQMGQDISGACGQLVVDLPNKRFNSGDLVTDIEDLNM; from the exons ATGCCCAAATCAACGCGCACTTCATCCCTCTCATCTGGAA GTATGTGTTACAGAACCCTAATTGCCAGTGGGAGGATATTCCATCTTTGCCTGCGTCAGCTTACCCTCTGCTTCGGTCCAAGTTCAAGCCTTCCACCTCCACCCTCCACTCTGTTATTCACTCCACCGACCAGGTCACCACCAAGCTCCTCATCAAATTACag AATTGTACATAATCAACAGAATGGAGCATTTGTGGAGGCTGTGATCATGAGATACGACACACGTTTGGGAAAATATAATGGAAAGGCTCGTCCTGGTGGCCCAAGGTCCACCTTATGTATATCCTCTCAG GTCGGATGCAAAATGGGTTGCAAGTTCTGTGCAACCGGAAGCATGGGATTCAAGAACAACCTCTCGACAGGAGAAATATTGGAACAGTTGGTGCATGCCTCTCACCTGTCAACTATTCGTAATGTTGTTTTCATG GGAATGGGGGAACCACTGAATAATTACTCTGCCCTGGTTGAAGCTATTAGAGTTATGACAGCTTCACCATTTCAACTGTCTCCAAGGAAAATTACTGTCTCGACG GTTGGCATTATTCATGCTATCAAGAAGCTCCAGCATGATATCCCAAATTTAAACTTAGCTGTCTCACTGCATGCACCTGTTCAAGACATTCGATGTCAAATCATGCCTGCAGCACGTGCTTTTCCCCTGGATAGACTAATGGATGCACTGgcagaatatcaaaagaaatg TCAGCAGAAAATTTTTATCGAATACATAATGCTTGATGGTGTGAATGATGAGGAGCAGCACGCTCACAAGCTTGGCAAATTGCTCGAGACATTTCAAGTG GTTGTGAACCTGATTCCTTTCAATCCAATTGGTGATCTAAGTCACTTCAGAACCAGCCAGGAAGACAAAGTCACCAGATTCCAGAAAATACTTCGGGAAGTCTACAATATTAGAACGACAGTTCGTAAGCAAATGGGCCAAGATATAAGTGGCGCATGTGGTCAGCTGGTGGTTGACCTACCAAATAAAAGGTTTAATAGTGGAGATCTGGTGACTGACATTGAAGATCTAAATATGTAA
- the LOC140035132 gene encoding uncharacterized protein, with amino-acid sequence MSRREGRDSESRRHRSRFDEEPPSPKRSRRDGKPETERPPANSHLDNRDHSDRDQKHRRRLQDALPLEASSEQDSKVGGAALSKEKSDKASLDHEGTKVSLDPKDIPRSRSYFQHDDRGNAGQVGRSFGRRAATERGWWRDSKEQQSERGNRISTGDVQKKDDRAPRVHGEVNDAWRHDKYFQVEADPKQPAKKRSFREQKDQDDSGKAGKEVEELLKPNPEENPVSESARRDERGGYTSRHSDRPEQGFAGDREANKGDAWRSHFSTRDRYGNRTGNYRGRDRFTARQGYRATTRGRVEKWKHDLYDEANRSPSPKNEEDVVAKVEALLAS; translated from the exons ATGTCTCGTCGAGAAGGCCGGGACTCGGAATCAAGGCGCCATCGTTCCAGGTTCGATGAAGAACCACCCAG TCCCAAGAGATCTAGGAGGGATGGCAAACCGGAAACTGAAAGACCACCTGCGAATAGTCATTTGGATAATCGAGACCATTCAGACCGTGATCAAAAGCACCGTCGCCGTCTACAGGATGCTTTACCTCTTGAGGCCTCATCGGAACAGGATTCTAAAGTAGGAGGAGCAGCTTTGAGCAAAGAAAAATCTGACAAAGCTAGTTTAGATCATGAAGGAACCAAGGTTTCTTTGGATCCGAAGGATATACCTCGGTCACGGTCATACTTTCAG CACGATGACCGTGGTAATGCCGGGCAAGTTGGTAGAAGTTTTGGTCGGAGAGCAGCTACAG AGCGTGGATGGTGGAGGGATTCAAAGGAGCAACAGAGTGAAAGGGGAAACAGGATATCTACTGGTGACGTGCAGAAGAAAGATGATCGGGCACCTAGAGTTCATGGAGAAGTCAATGATGCTTGGCGCCATGATAAGTACTTTCAAGTGGAGGCAGATCCCAAACAACCTGCAAAGAAAAGGTCATTCAGGGAACAGAAGGATCAGGATGATTCTGGGAAGGCTGGCAAAGAAGTGGAAGAGCTTTTGAAGCCAAACCCTGAAGAGAATCCCGTGTCAGAGAGTGCAAGAAGGGATGAGAGAGGAGGCTACACCTCACGTCATTCAGACAGGCCTGAGCAAGGGTTTGCTGGGGACAGGGAGGCAAACAAAGGTGATGCGTGGAGAAGTCACTTCTCAACAAGAGATAGGTATGGCAACCGTACTGGAAATTACAGGGGAAGAGATCGATTCACAGCAAGGCAGGGGTATCGTGCAACAACAAGAGGCCGTGTTGAGAAATGGAAACATGATCTCTATGACGAGGCCAATAGGAGTCCTAGTCCTAAGAATGAAGAAGATGTCGTTGCAAAAGTTGAAGCACTCTTGGCTTCATAG